The region AAATGTGTAGCGTACACTGGCAACAACATGAGGAAACAGACGCCTGTTCcagacaaaaaggaaaaggacGTGAGTAGACTGGCGTTGTCCGCAGCAGTCTTTGTTACCATGGTGTTTCTGTCGTACGGTGTTTGCACAAACTCTCGTGTCCTGTTTCTTGCAGCCTTTTGAGGTGGATTTATCTAGTTTGTATCTGGCCTACACAGAGGAGAGCATGCGCCAGTCACTGATGAAGCAAGAGAGACCCAGAACATCAAAAAGCAGCAAGAGTGGTCGTCCCAAGACAGGAAGACGGTAATCTCACTTCCAGACAGACCACAAGCGGCTTGATGTTCCCCTTTCTGCTGCGCATTAGTACGACTATGACTTTCTTCTGACTACCTGAATGTctctcagctcctgcagccggCACCCGTCTGGACCTGTAttgggggggggcgttggcCTCTACAGGGGCtgtatttcttattttttaataGCTGTCAGCAGTAAAGCAAGCAGCACTGGCATCTGAATACCTTTTGTGTCAGACAGAATTTGCTTTGTGAAGATGAGTCTgttaaacagatttttttatCACAATGAATATTATCGAATTGTTGTTTGTAGAAGCTTTGCCGAACCTTAACAGGGGAAGGAAGCGGGTAAAACCACAAACAACCAAATAGCAATTGGCaacagaaaatgagaaaaaaaataaaacggaAAGAGTTACAAGTTATCAACTTTGCATCAAAGTCCAAAGAATTGAGGGGGAGAATATTCAGGCCACCCATGAGACAGAAACAAGCAGAGGAAGGATGAATATAAGGGACAATATATCCACCCTGCAGAGCAACCGTTTCTCCTCggattttccattttttaaccTCTTATTTATGTGAAATCATTTTGGGTGACACTTTGTCTAACAACCACTATTTGAGTTGTGAAACTAGTACTTTATTTGTGAGAATGCAAAAAAGATTCACTGACTTTTTTCCACATGTAGCCCAAAATGGCCTAAAAGTTGAAAAAAGTCAttgaaatgttcctttttttgcatttttgttgtgttttctgcacAGTCTCTTCAGAGTCCTAATACTAACTCTGAATACCTCTGAGTTGAAAGAGAAACTTTTCTTCATTATTAAACCTGGGACCAAAGTATAGTTTCACCAGTTATCTAATGGCCTGCACAGCATTTTGTAGAAGCAGCAAGATGCAGAGGTTGTTAATGTCTCAAGAGGTCGACTCTTTTCGTTGCCATTATATTTCAACTTATTGCTTTTTGTCACGGCTGGTCTTAATACTCTTCTTTACATTTCACACAGGAAAAGATCTGCAAAACCAGAAGCTGTGATTGAATCCCTTCTGCAATGAAGACAAGTGCTCAACTTTTATGCTGCCTGTAGAAGACAAGTCTTTAGGGCATTATGACAACTTTGTTGTTCACAATTCTTTAAATTATGTCAACACACTGTATAGCTCATATTTCTGAATGTTTAAGATGAACCTTTTACAGGATtaagacttcctgtctgagaaGTAATTTCTATTTATTTGAATTACTGTTGTTTACTGtggtttttaaatgcattttaaccGTGAACTGTGTAAATAAATCAGAATTTGTCCTGCCCCCTTAAATTACTTTATATTCCAGAAACTCTCTCTTTTTACCTCAGTTAACGTACATTTGCAAAACATCCTTGCGTCATGTTGCCAATGTCACCAAAAACATTTAACCCGTTTTCTCTATTCAAAATGCTCAGAAAAATACCAAACTATTTTCTATAATAACCTCAGAGCAAAGTAACACGATAATTTAAATGGAGCCTAAAATGGATCCTGTCATAAAATAAATGCTTTCTTGCTTTTTAAGAATCCATTGAGATtcaattctatttttaaaaaataacattatACCTTAATTCTAGAGATTTTAATTACAGTTTCCACTCCAGATCTCGTGCCCGAGCAATTAGTCTGATTTTCTTGGTCAGCATTCTTTAATGGAATTTTATAGAACCACTTaagtgtattttattttattgaagaTTCGTCCTCCTGGCCACATGGTGGCGGTAGTACGGCGAATCTGTCAGAATACACCGCTAGCTGAGGTAAAGAATAAGAAAATCCATCGGATGAGACAAGCTGTGGATATGGTGTTATTGTTTTTAGCGGATACATTAAGCCCTTCTGCAAACCTTTGCACAGATTTATCAGCAATAACACACAAAGTAATCTCCCCGACTATTCATCATGCCGGTAAGTGACCACCACACATTTGTTCAGTGTTGCAGGtcttctcttccatctcctGGTCCTCCCGTCCTTCAGTCCTCAGTCACTGATGTGATGCTAATTGTTTAGCTCGTCACTTTATGGTGAAGAATCATACGGTGATTCTGTGCCCACTCTCTTCATTTGGATTTGATAGTTTTGATAAGTCACAGGTCATCACGGAAAACCGGAACGGAGAGTAAATCTGGAAGCCAGCTGCTCCTGGCGACCATTTTTTCTGCAGATGCGCTTGATAGGCGAACCACAAGTGATCTGTTTCCTTTGATTCTCTCCGGCTGACTAATTTTCGAGAAGGCCGGTTTCCGAGTAAAGATCAACGTCAGTCAATCTCagttaccatggcaactgaAGCAGGCACATTTCCCGGCTTTCTATTTCAATGCTTATCTGACATTGTGGTAACCACATGCTTATTTGCCATTTATATAATAAATGAAGTGGTAAACAGTCGATTTGTGGCTGTTAAGGTCACCACGTACTCTTTGCTGCTGCCATGCTTGACCAGTTTCATCCGTGATCAGCATCAGGCTGCTCCAGTTAAAGTTTGCTTATAGAAGCTCAAGCACAAGGATTGCCTATTAAAAAATTAAGAGTTATATGAATTATTCAGGACAGGAAAGACCATATTTTCTTAAAGAGAAACCTATTATGGTATCTAAGTGCCTCATTAGCTCATGTATTGTCGTATTTTACTAATGATTTAACAGGCTTTACATTTGCACTGTTCTGTGCAGATTTATCAACTCTTATTCATTACTACATTAAGAGGTCTGACATATTTGGGGTGTTGTTATCTTTATTATCTTAATTTTAGAGCAATAAGTCTGATAAACCAGACAAACAGGAGGTGAGTGACAACGTGAAAGTGGTGGTGAGATGCCGACCCCTCAACCAGAAAGAAGTCATCATGGGCTTCAAATCGTCGGTGGATGTAGACGAGATCCGTGGGACCGTAACAGTCCACAAGCTGGAAAATCCTCAGGAGCCTCCCAAGACATTTACGTTTGATACTGTGTTTGGACCAGACAGCAAACAACTGGACGTCTACAACCTCACCGCCCGCCCCATCATCGAATCAGTGTTGGAGGGATATAATGGTGAAGTTACTGATATCACTCTCCTCTAGTACTGAGTTGTTGTTTCCACAGGTAAAGCTGAAGTTATTTTGCACATTATTTACCATTTCAGGCACCATTTTTGCATATGGACAAACTGGCACCGGTAAAACCTTCACCATGGAGGGTGTGAGAGCCGTGCCAGAACTTAGAGGGATAATCCCCAACTCTTTTGCTCATATCTTTGGGCACATTGCCAAAGCAGAAGGTGACAAAAGGTCAGTAATCTCTTATTCAGAAGTAAAGTGGTTGATAACACACTTTATCTTCCTCTGTACCTGAACTATTAATTTGTACGATCTTACAACCTTCTGTTACTGTTCTATATGTAAATTCTACAGGTTTCTGGTAACTGTTTCATATTTGGAGATTTATAATGAGGAGGTGCGGAATTTGTTGGGCAAGGATCAGAATCAGAGACTAGAGGTAACCAACATTACCATGAAATTTTGATTACATTctacatattttttaatgttggaCATCTGCAAATATTATTTTGTGTGATCAAGTTCTGCGTCATCGTCACAGGTGAAAGAAAGACCAGATGTTGGTGTTTATATCAAAGACCTCCCCGGTTATGTTGTATACAACGCCGATGACATGGACAGGTTTATGTCTCTAGGCAACAAAAACCGTGAGCAATCTAACCAGCAACTTTACTTTGTAACCCTTCTGTCTATTATACGTTAAGCCATTTTTTTAATCAGGTTCTGTTGGTGCCACCAACATGAATGAACACAGCTCCCGTTCCCACGCAatcttcaccatcaccatcgAATGCAGCGAGAAGGGCGTGGATGGAAACCAGGTTATGCGCATGGGAAAGCTTCACCTGGTTGATCTTGCTGTATGTATCCGGGAAAATCAAGTATTTCCGAGGAAATGAGGCGACGCAGGTGCTGCGACATCGGCCACATCTGACATTagctgtttgtgttcagggCTCAGAGAGACAGGGCAAGACTGGAGCCACAGGTCAGCGTTTGAAAGAAGCTACAAAGATCAATCTTTCACTGTCCACGCTGGGAAACGTCATCTCTGCCTTGGTGGATGGCAAGAGCACGCACGTGCCTTACAGGAACTCTAAACTCACCCGTCTGCTGCAAGATTCACTGGGAGGGAACTCAAAGACCATGATGGTAAAAGTTTAGCGAGCATAACTGTGCcctgtcagagaggaaaatatGCAGATTCAAAATGTTAATCTAGATCTGATGCACATTTCCTCAACAGTGTGCAAATATAGGCCCTGCAGACTATAACTATGATGAGACCATCAGCACACTACGCTACGCTAACAGGGCTAAAAACATCAAGAACAAAGCCAGGATCAACGAGGACCCCAAGGATGCCTTATTACGCAAGTTTCAGAAGGAGATTGAGGAGCTTAAAAAGAAATTGATGGAAGGTAATGACTGGAGTAGGAGTCTGTCTTGCATGTAGTATTTAAAAAGTTAcgcttgtgttttgtgtgattATTGTCGGTTTTTTTCAGATGAGTTTGATGAAAGTGAAGACGAAGGGACAGAGGCAGGAGAGGGCCACAGGAGGAGAGGTAAAAGTACAGAGTACATGTGGATCCGAAAGCTCTGCAACATTAAGGGTTGTGCAATAGTTTTAAATCTACTGAGGCTGTGACCATTTTAATACTCAGCATTTAATAAAAACTGCATAATAAGGTGTTGGATGGGGAGGTTTCAGGACTTGACATATCAGCTTTGATTATTTGTAGGATTTCCTTTGAAAATTGCTGTTCACCCATTTCCTGTGTCGTATGAGATCATAGTAAAAACTTACAAATAGGATGAGATGATATAATGTTGGTCAGACTGAAACCCTACACTGTAATTTGTATACATGAGGGCGTCCAAATCATCATCATGGAAATAATTATTTTAGTCATTAAAGTCTCTCAAGGTTTTTCCATTGTTGAacaggtgaaaataaataaactttatATTCAAAGTTAAGCAATTAATGTGAAATGCTACCCCCCCAAAATGCACAACAATGGATCAAATAAACCACCAAATGGTTAAATCATGGGTCAAAGCCGATGAAATGCCAACGCCACGttctttaaaattttaaaaagaaagggaCCATAATGATCTGCCTGCAACCCTCTCTTgaattttcttttcctgttctaTTTCCCCTCAATTATTATCTAATTCATGCTTAATAAACGGATATATATAAAATGAAACGCCAACTAAAGCATTTTTACCGATGAACAGAACCTGTTTTAATCTTCTCCTTTAAGGGAGGAAAATCCCTGCAGACAAGATGATGGAGATGCAGGCCAAGATAGACGAGGAAAGAAAGGCCTTGGAGGCCAAGCTGgacatggaggaagaggagaagaacagggcaaaagcagagctggagaggagggagaatgACCTTCTTAAAGCACAGTGAGTTCAAGAAAGCAAACACAAGATTCCACAGTTCAAACGTTTTGAGAACAGTGCTGCAGCCCATAGTATTCATGCTGTAGCCTGGAATTCACAGAGGTGGTACAGGCCCATTATGGTGACTTAACTTGTACTTATGTTTATATTTACTTTACTTTTAAACTGCCCCAGATGGAGGAGAGATGACTTTGATAACATGTTCACAATCTATTTGCATGGGTGCTTTAATTTTTATATTGAcccaaaaccaaaataaatgcaATGTTTTGGTTCCTCGCTGAAGAcaggaagacaaaaaaacagcaaatggtTTGGACCCCCAAGAAAGAAAGTAATTCAATTCAAATTGGCGATAGATGAATATTGCTGACGTTTGTGGTGGACTTGATTTGAGATTGCTCAACTATCAAGAATGACGATGTACAATAAATCAAAGAGGTTAAAGACATTTAATCTTTGTGAGAGTTTAGAGTTGTGATCTGTGCTTCTGTTAGGCAGGAGCATCAACTTCTGCTGGAGAAACTATCAGCGTTGGAGAAGAAGGTGATTGTGGGTGGTGTGGACCTCCTGGCCAAGGCCGAAGAACAAGAGAAGCTTTTGCAGGAGTCCAACAAGGAACTGGAAGAACGTCgtcagagagcagagcagctgcacaaGGAACTGGCAGAGAAAGAGGTGCTTCATAATATGTTCTACGGTCATGAGTGTAATCTAGAACACATTCAAGTACAGTTCATCACTATCAGTGCAGGTAGGACTAACAAATCCTGTCATTTATGGTAGAAATAGCCTCAAATTGTTTAGGATAAACACACAGACTTACTGAGCCCAGGATATTAATCAGACTAGTATGAATGTAAAGGGCACCTGTCAAGTAATCCAATGACCTTTCCCTGAATCAGCAAGAACGCCTGGACATAGAAGAGAAATACACCAGTCTGCAGGAGGAAGCTCAAGGAaaaaccaagaaactgaaaaaagtGTGGACCATGCTGATGGCTGCCAAGTCAGAAGTGAGTAGAACCTGAAACACTTTTCAGGCCATGGCTGAATTGTTTTCAGGGAAAGAGTTTGATAGTTTATGCCTGCGTGTTAGATGGCCGATCTGCAGCAAGAGAACCACAGAGAGATCGAGGACCTTCTGGAGAACATCCGCCAGCTGAGCCGGGAGCTGCGACTGCAGATGCTCATCATAGACAGCTTCATTCCCCAGGAATATCAGGTGTGTATGAGGGCGCGCAGATTTGCTAGCAACACTCCTACTAACCCAAAAAATGAGTGCTGatggttgtgtgtttgctgtgtagGAGATGATAGAGAACTACGTGCATTGGAACGAAGACATTGGAGAATGGCAGCTGGTGAGCTCAGATTATGCTCACTGGGTTTGCTGTCATGTACAGGAACCTGAGCTGTGCAGTGACTGGACTTTTCTGTGTTGTGTTAGAAATGTGTAGCGTACACTGGCAACAACATGAGAAAGCAGACGCCTGTTCcagacaaaaaggaaaaggacGTGAGTAGACTGGCGTTGTCCGCAGCAGTCTTTGTTACCATGGTGTTTCTGTCGTACGGTGTTTGCACAAACTCTCGTGTCCTGTTTCTTGCAGCCTTTTGAGGTGGATTTATCTAGTTTGTATCTGGCCTACACAGAGGAGAGCATGCGCCAGTCACTGATGAAGCAAGAGAGACCCAGAACATCAAAAAGCAGCAAGAGTGGCCGTCCCAAGACAGGAAGACGGTAATCTCACTTCCAGACAGACCACAAGCGGCTGTCTTATACAGGGGCTGTTTAACAACTGTTGCTGTTTAACCTTCACATCTGATGCCTTTTTTACACCTTTTTTCTGTTGATCTGTTAAATCTCAGAGAGAAAGTCAACAAACATGTTAAACAATTAATTGATTTATGCGCATGATTGATACACTCAAAATCAAAATATTAAGACTAATTGGAAAATTGATAGAATTTGCATTTTACACTGTCGGATCGTCAGTTGGTTCGAGCTTTGAACtgcaaaaagaagaaatgggagCAGGAGGTTAAAAAGAATGAAGCGACCAGTTTCTTTCAAAATTCCATTAAATTGAAATAGGCTGCCCAACAGCTGATTAAACGTTTCAGAACATCGCTCCAAAAGTGATGAAGATGGCTTCGTCATCAGGTTTATCCACTCTAGAAGGTTTTGTAAACCTCC is a window of Takifugu rubripes chromosome 14, fTakRub1.2, whole genome shotgun sequence DNA encoding:
- the LOC101070222 gene encoding kinesin-like protein KIF3A; this encodes MPSNKSDKPDKQEVSDNVKVVVRCRPLNQKEVIMGFKSSVDVDEIRGTVTVHKLENPQEPPKTFTFDTVFGPDSKQLDVYNLTARPIIESVLEGYNGTIFAYGQTGTGKTFTMEGVRAVPELRGIIPNSFAHIFGHIAKAEGDKRFLVTVSYLEIYNEEVRNLLGKDQNQRLEVKERPDVGVYIKDLPGYVVYNADDMDRFMSLGNKNRSVGATNMNEHSSRSHAIFTITIECSEKGVDGNQVMRMGKLHLVDLAGSERQGKTGATGQRLKEATKINLSLSTLGNVISALVDGKSTHVPYRNSKLTRLLQDSLGGNSKTMMCANIGPADYNYDETISTLRYANRAKNIKNKARINEDPKDALLRKFQKEIEELKKKLMEDEFDESEDEGTEAGEGHRRRGRKIPADKMMEMQAKIDEERKALEAKLDMEEEEKNRAKAELERRENDLLKAQQEHQLLLEKLSALEKKVIVGGVDLLAKAEEQEKLLQESNKELEERRQRAEQLHKELAEKEQERLDIEEKYTSLQEEAQGKTKKLKKVWTMLMAAKSEMADLQQENHREIEDLLENIRQLSRELRLQMLIIDSFIPQEYQEMIENYVHWNEDIGEWQLKCVAYTGNNMRKQTPVPDKKEKDPFEVDLSSLYLAYTEESMRQSLMKQERPRTSKSSKSGRPKTGRRKRSAKPDAVIESLLQ